AGATCAAGTTAACTACATGAGAATATTGAAGGGGAAGAAAGCCATAAAAGGaggtaatataaaatattctgagctaacatttaaagataaattcatttagcagcatcattttaaaaattatattgtttagTTGGCATTCACATCCTATTAGTAATCTCATAAACCTGTTTTGCTAGAAATTATGCTTTAGAGAAAAATTAAGTACAATTCTTTCTATGATTCTAGATTTTGGCTTACTCATTTAGTTCACTTGACAATGATTTTCTAAGTAAATGTTCTTCTAGATAGAGTTGTTTGAATTTTTCCAGTTCTGTTTTGGTAGAATTGTTTTGGGTTCTACTTTGAGAGACTTCAGATTCCAGATCTTTAATTCTGAGTTCCATCTCATTTCTTTGGGTTTCTCTTAACTCAAATAAATGATCTCGATGTTCTGTTTCTTtctaaagcaaattaaaataatatttaaaaaataattataacccCAACAGTTATcatatgtgtttcttttctttttttaaaaaatttaaatttgttttaattagtaatacatgacagaatgcatttatgcactttgatttatcatacatagatgggatataacttctcatttttctgagtgtacatgttgcagaatcatattggtcatgtagtcacctatatacatacagtaataacgtctgtttcattctactatcatttctatccctacctccccccaccccatcactTCCCtatacctaatctaaggtaatgctattcttccctagtgtcctctgccttattgtgaattatcatccgcatattagagaaaacattcgcccTTTGGTTTTGTTagattggcttatttagcttagcatgatattctcaactccaaccatttactggcaaatgccataattttactcttctttaaagctgagtaatattccattgagtatatataccacattttctttattcattcatctattgagggacacctggATTGGTTCCATagactagctattgtgaattgagttgctataaacattgatgtggctgcacaCCACAGTAGTTTCCTTTACATCTGAGTCAGTGATTCAGAGAGCAATGTTAGTTACATGAAAAAAAGATGAGATGCtggaatttattatatttatcatcAACTGTGAAATCTTTGtatctgaaatataaaaaaaaatctgtgtgtgtgtgtgtgtgtgtgttactgaggatggaatccaggtcCTCAAGCAGGCTAGGGAagcatttcaccactgagctacaactcagcCATGAATTACTCTTAGTTCTCATGTGAGATGAACATTCAAAGAATCTTATGATAGATTcaaaacaatgattaaaaaattGAACAGCATAACCTAGGAACAATCTGAAAgtgttataattaaaaaaatatttttagttgtagatggacacaatgcccttttaaaatttatttatttttatgtggtgctgaggatcatatccagtgtctcatacatgctaggcaagtgctctaccactgagtcacaaccccagctctaaaaGTGTTATAATTTCTATgtaacaattttaattttcttcctaatAGTCTTGTTTAATGTCAACTAGTCTTAAGAAATCAAATGATTCTCCAATAAAagcttttattctgaaaaatcaacttagttatattaattattaatgtgaaaatatttacagGGAATACAGATGTCATCTTCCTTCTAAAAGTCTATTAAATTGCTCTAAGGGAGGTAGAAGAAGAACATAACACAATGCAtctaaaacataattttcagtgAAAGGAATTAAAGCACATTGCAGATAAATTTACCTGTAAAAATAGATTGATTTGTTTTAAGGATGTTTGtaattcattattaaaatgttcttcaagttcttttttatattttcctaattgtCCTTCAATGTTTCTTTCCATATGACTTTTTAGTTTTGTTACCTCCTGCTCCAAttcctttttatcttcttttagtttttgaacTTGCTCTTGAatcattttcctacataaaaacTCCTAACAAAAACATTGATATTTATTATTCACATGAAGATACTAAAGATGGACTCTTAAATTTTGCTGTATGTTCATCAATATGCATGAATAAAGTAATTTGGCAATGAAAGAAATAGgctgagaataatttaaaaaatcctaccATATTTGACATACATTCAGTTGCCACAACATATGCTATATACTAGAATCTGAGAATTTGGTCCCTTTAATGACTCAGAAAGTAAACCACTAGGAGTCTCAAAAACCATATTTCTTATACTCATCATTTTTTGCCACAAGACATTTACATTTGATCTTAggtgtttatttttctatgaatatttcatgtctttccttcttaaaattattCAAAGGTGATTTGGGAGTTCTTCAGGAGGAATTAGGTTGAGCAAACTACTTGGATGCACATGCAGGCTGTTTCTATGACAAGAGTACAGACTACTATGACTTGCTTCTAATAAACAATGTGATAAAAGTGAAGCCACTTAATTTCAAACACTAGGTTAGAAAATCAGGTATTTCATCTGATTTCAACTATTGAACTCTAAGTGAGGCAGCTTTGAGTATTTATTTATCATTCTGGCATGTATCTTCATTTTCCCTTAATCAATGCAAAAGTAAAGAGAACATTatggaataattttaatttttcagtaggGAAACAAATGTAGTGTCCTTtgaatgtaaataattttaatgtaatatgTCTTTTACCTTAATTCAATCTCATTTGGTGAAGACTATCTCATCTTTATGTTGTAGCACAATCTTCTCCATAACATGCatcttgtctttaaaattttgaagttcAAATCACTttgattattatttgtctttcatAAGTAAACTGAATACTACCTGATTTTAAGTGCTGTATTCTTTGGATGAGTTGAACTATTTACTCCATATAGCCTGTACTGAGCTATAAAGCCAATGAAAACTCCAATGAAGTACCACTTCTATAGAAACAAAGTATACTGGTATTTCCTTAGGGCTGAATAGGTGAATAGGGAAAGCTAAGGTTGGATGACATATGGGTATGAGATTTATTTTTAGGGTGATAttctatattctaaatattctacAATCAAGATGATGATTGCATGAAAGTATAAATACATGTCATTGAATTATACAATTTAAATGACTGAGTTTCATGTTATGttaattatatcttaataaatatGTGACCTAAAGTTTTATATCATGATTTAGTACTCATGATTTTGGGGCATGTAATGGTGAAGTGTTTGGCTTTAAATTATGAGCCAGGATTCATGACATAAGAGAATCATCACTATGGatctttcataaaaatatatttttcattaatatcaagtctataaaaatttgaaaagatctTCATTTCAATACTCATAGCatggagaaattttatttttcaaaatcaatttatttGGGTCCTAAAAGTGGCTAACCAATTACCTTTTGGCTTTCAATTTCACTGGCTTTCAAATCTCCATTGAAACCATGctcttcatatttatatttatttaacttcttttctGTCCTCAATCTGCAAAAATGTACATAAGTATGTCAAATAACAACTATTTAAACATTCTTTAATCAGATGTTATGTTTTATcacataaaagaaattatatgatcCTTTAATTTGTTTCAGCCTAACATTATGTGAAAACATTCTAATAAAATTAGAATGTGatatgaaaagatgttttaaatttatatggtGGATAAAGAACTGATATTCAAAACATATATAGAATTATTATAGACGTGTATACCAATTTTGGTATGTTAACATAAAACATTTAGTATGTTACTATAAAACCATATTTAGtatgttaatattaaatattactaTAACCTCTAAATCATTatctaagataaaaaagaagatTATATTCAGATACAAATTTTTTAGAAAGAACAATACACTTTGGTATTTGTTTACCATGGTCCAAGTAGAAAagaaagtaaacagaaaaaaTGTCCTGGGGGACTGGAGATGTACTTCATTGGTAGAACATATGCTTAGCCTGTgggaggacctgggttccatcccagcacagAAAACTAAAGGAAACATCAAGAAGATTATTCAAAGCAGAtaaagaggcaaagaaaaaaaatatttgagagaaatatatatagagaaaagaaaacaggtgaaattttagaagaaaggaaatcaaagagaaatgaTGGATAAAGATTCAAAAGATTGTTTTAAGAAGAAATTTAGAGGTCTTTGCAAGcacaatattaacaaaaatgcAACAGAGGAAAAGCCAGGCCCAGGTATACAATTAGatgacagaaaatattcattAGAATAAGAACAAACTCATACACTCAGCAAATAAATAGTTACCCAGTCATGCTGGGGGCTTCAAAGATGCTAGAAAACATTCAATGTTTTTATAATCTGATGACACAAGCAGggttattcatttcatttttaagtcatgtatctttttcttttttttccttgaaataccttgatcttatttatttatttttatgtggtgctgaggactgaactcagggccttgcctgtgctaggggagcgctctaccaatgagccacaaccccagcccagtcatgtatttttttctatgtatgaGACACATATAAAGTCAGCCCTCTGTGGGGGTTCCCAGCCCAAGAATCAAACCCCATGGATTAAAAATACTTGGAAACAATGATTCTgtattgaactttttttcttgtcattcttccctaaacaatacagtataacaattaTTCATAAAACATTACAATATATGAGCCTAATATAAGTGAtggagaaatgatttaaagtaggAGGATGTGAGTAGGTTACAAGCAAATATTACACCATgtttcataaagaaaatggatattgATATTGCTATCTGTAGGGGATACTGGAACAAACATCTGCAGATACCAGGAGATGCCTATATATTCCagttgtgcatgtgtgtgtgtgtgtgtgtgtgtgtgtgtgtgtgtgtgaacgtgTGTATATTACAGCAGAAGTTTAATAACATGCATACCTCATGTACACATGAAAAATACCCACACAAAAGGAGTATATTTCCATGACTTATACCTACAAAAATAAAgatccagaaataaaaaatataagctaAGTCAAGATAATTCTTGCTATTATTTAAGAATGATGCAGATAGGCTTTTAGTTATTCAAAATGTATGAATGCTTGGGGGACATtacaaaaagaaggaagaagttcaaattttaaaatttaagatgaaTGAAGAGGGCAACCGCCATTCTATACCAAAGATATTTGTATTATTGTTTTCATAATAATTAAAGAGTAAATGTaatattttggcattttataATGAGTTCCAGGTTTTGGTGTTAGTTTCTGAAGTACATTTTAAGATAGAATACTTTGTCAAACTATGAAAAAgtgtatgtaaaataaatttgtgtttaggttttagaaaaaatagttttcattaaTGAGTGgttaaaaagattattaaaatctTACCCTCTTAGCATTGTTTCTAATTctccacttttcttcttttcttgatcCAAAGCATATTCCAAAGATTGATTTAACTTAACaagtttacttaattttttatcatCTCCAGGctttgaaaaaattttataaaaaagttttttaaagatctagatactctgttttcttaaaaagttCTTGTAATTAGTTTACAGAAATCATGTATTTAGTCAGGTTCATAAAATGCAGTGTATAATGCCGAATGGCAATCTTCAGAAATAATGACTTAACACAACTAACATTGATTTACCCTTTTACTATCTGTTTAGGAATTTACATTGccaaaatttatttgttcaaaatagAAGTTTTTACACATAAgtgttaatggaaaaaaaattttaaaggactgGTTCAGCATTTTAGTTTCTAAAGATGCCTGAAaaacgttttttaaaaaatatttcaattttatttaaatcattttcctAAGACAATTTTCAGAAACCTCCATTCTGAGTTCCAGGATATTCTTGATCCTCACCTAATTGGCatgagaaaaatttccaaattaaccatttctctttaaattttcagtcttcttcttaatataaaaaaaataactctggCTTGATTGTTAAATCTCTAGACTTCAACCTACATTACCTAATCCACATTAGCAGCTCTGAACTCTTTAAAGAGGTCatttatgcttttctttcttccttctagtTCACTTCTCAAAGAGAACAATCTCACAAGCCATTACCCTGGTGGATTTGTCTGGCATATAGCTGACATCACACATGATTATGTCCATTCTTAATGGTGTTACTTGGATGTAGTAATTTTCCCATTAGGTTGGAGAGGGGGCAGAATTTACTCTTAGGAGGGTGTCCagcatactttatttttctttcttaatgctAGACTTTCCCATGAGGGTCAGATTATCAATTGTTTGCCTTGgttttcttttgaataatttccttttctataCAGACATGGCCTCATGGAAGTCTTGGTCAGAAGTTCCTTTTACATGTATCCTCAACTGTATTATCTGGAGGCTTGAGCCAGGTAGAGCTTTGTCTCCTTGCCAATGTAGACTCTTCCCCTCAAAATTGTGTCTGTCACATCTCTTAATCCAGGTAACCCATTATGTAGGAACCCATGATGTGGGAGACTTCGGGAGAAGTCAGGGGCTATTGATCTTTACTATACACACCTTAAAAGCTGTCTCATTCAATTTTTCATTCAAAGAGTAGACTTCAGATCAGCTAATGATCCTACACTGTATCCCTAATTCATTTCTTTGGGAATCTACAGAAAACcattcattattttcaaatacttttaaaagattttggaTGCTCTCAccagtttttcagttttttataccTTAACAGATTTCTGCAACATAGCTATGtaagtgaatttaatttttaattacatctataaagcactaatttaaaaaagcataaatacataaaagggaGACCAGTAGCATAGATCAAAGGGAACAAGGGGAGGAATAGAGGTACAGACTGAAAAACGTCTttgcaacaaaggaaacaatcagtccTGTGAAGAGAGAGCCAGCCAAATGGGAAAAGATCTTTACTAtccacacctcagatagagcactaatcttcaggatGTAAAAATAACTCCaaaaacataacaacaacaacaacaacaaaaacccaatcaataaatgggcaaaggaaatgagcagacacttcacagcaGAAGATACGCaatagatcaacaaatatatgagaaaaatgttcaacatctctagcaattagggaaattcaaatcaaactactctaagattccatctcacttcagtgagtATATTAATTACCAaaaattcaagcaacaataagtgccagtgaggatgtaggggaaaagtagactgattcattgctggtgggattgcaaaatgatgtaaccactttggaaagcagtatagagattccttagaaaacctggaatggaaccgcCATTCAACCCAGCTATCGAACTTCTCAGTGTATACCCAAatggcttaaaatcagcatactacagggacacagccacatcaatgtctatagcagcatgattcacaatagctaaactgtggaaccaacatagatgcccttcaatagataaatggataaataaactgtggaatatacacacaatgtaatattactcagccttaaaaaaatgaaattgtggcattcagaggtaaatgaatagagttggagaatattaggctaagcaaagtaagacaatccaaaaaaaaaaaaaaaaaccaagtccaaatgttttctctgtaagtggatgctgatccataatgatgAGGACAAGgtaagaatggaggaattttggttAAGTAGAGAGAAGTGTGGAGaggggaggtgtgtgtgtgtgtgagtgtgtgtgtgtgtgtgtgtgtgtgtgtgtgtgtgtgtgtgtaggaaagaaggtggaatgagatggacattattactgtatgtatgggTATAATTAGAtgaacatcatgtacaaccagagaaatgaaaagttgtgctccatttgtgtaaaaagtgaaataaaaaagttaaaaataaaaaagactgaaaacagGTGAATGGGAAAAATCTGGTTTCTGAATCTATGATTCTAGGAGCACTTGTTACTCTGTAAGGGCCTATTAAAACAAGCAGCCATTTCTACCTTTTCACTGGtatctcttttatttaaaaaattcaaacagaaaattatatttctttgggATAAGTGTTCATGTAATGATTCACTATCCATTCTTgataaatacaaataacaatactTTATCCTCTAAACCTCATTGAAAGGCTTGGATTACAAGAGAAATTtaagaggctggggctgtggctcagcagtagagtgcttgcctagcatgtgcaaggcctgggtttgatcctcagcacaacataaaaataaataaagaaaataaaggtatagtgtccaactacaaataatttttgttaaaaattaaaattctagatgaaataattactttttaaaatttatttaaatttaaagttattCTAAAATATTAGCAGGTATTCTAACATATAGTTGTACACTAATGTCCACAGCAGCAGtatccacaatagccaaaaggtagaaataattcaaaagtccatcaacagatgaatagatatataaaaaaagttttatgcaTAAAACATTAGTTTTAGAATATTaccattttaaattaaagttttaCTTACAAAATCAGTAGTTTTATGAGTTCAGTGAACTTCTCTTATAAAGAGTAATTGCACAACTCGTAGCAAGTAATATCCACATAAATACAACAAGTATTTTTGTCAATGAGACTTATCATATTGCCTATCATATTGTTAGAGAATGAAAGTTCCATATGACAAGAGTTAATAAGAGACTGACTTACCATATTTGGTCTCAATAGTTTTTTCTGTAGCTGTTCAATTTTCTCTGacagattttttttactttgacttTTAATGTGGAATTTTCAAGTTGAAGCCTAaaaggtatattttatttttttaagagagagagagagaatttcaatatttatttttcagtttttggcgtacacaacatctttgtatgtggtgctgaggatcgaacctgggccgaaagcatgccaggcgagcacgctaccacttgagcacatccccagccccctaaaaggtatattttaaaacaattattccCACAGACCAATTTTTTGGGGGgtcctgggggttgaactcaggggcacttaatcactgagccacatcccagccatattttatatatttttctagagacagggtctcactgagtttctaagcacctcacttttgctgtggctggctttgatttAGTGAttttcctgtcttagcctcctaagccactgagattacaggtgtgcactgctgcACCtgccccaaattttaaaaatatgacaaattTCTGAACAAACTTCGGAGAGTAATGAAATAAACTCCTGAAAATTTGAGAAGTAGACTTGgtaactataatttttttctagatgtACTTTGTGGATAATGAGCAACATTGGAGCATAATGTGGAAACATtgtgcatctttttttctttttgcagtgcttggaattgaacccagggccttgggtatGCAAAGCACCaaccctactgctgagccacttAACCAGCCCAATATTATGTGTTTCAAGTAACATAAATGCTGAAAATTTCCCCTGGGTGCATCATAACTGTTAAAAAATTCTTATACTACACTGCTTTTTTGCTTTATAAGTATTCAAGTTATTTTGAATACTGTTTAGATTATAGGTGATCTTGCCATTTCCTAGAGAACTACACTTACTTTGTATATTGATTCTTGTGTTCatgcaactgaaaaaaaaaaaaaggaaaaacaaactttaCTAATCTAATACAAATCTCCCCAAAAGGTtgtttaatgttaaaattttgtATGAACATGTCTATACCTGTTCCTCAGCATATTGTTTATGGTTACTTTTGTGATGTAACTGCATAGTTAACTAAATTATTGCAACACTTGATCTTAAAGCCCATGAAGCCTTAGagccttttataaaatttatataaaaactttATGAAAAATTTGCTTTTCCCGTACTCTAGTACGGAAAACACAttattcttgttttcaaattCTGTTTTATCAGTTACTCAAACTGATATtggtaaaatgggaaaaaatagaaaattcccttaagataaatatatatgtctatatttaaattatttacagtatattacatattacatctctttctctaatatatatatatatatatatatatatatacatacatacatacatacatacatacatatttgtatTCTGATCACCatgaaattataatttgaaaaattcatatacatatgaatatacatatgGGACCAAATCTAtgccaataaaaaattaacataatgcTTTAGGTGACAACTAAATGTTTTATACAATCCTTTGAGAAGTAGTATTAACAGAGACACTGGGGTGCATGTAAAACACCCACTCCACTGAATCCTAGCTTGCTAGTTATTAACTGTGTGGTCCtgaaaaatattaactttctagatctcagtttcttcacctgtgaaatggagataataatagttCTTACCTCATGAGACTTGGGAATATTGAGTTAGGGACTATAATAAAGTACTTAGGGTGACCGCCTTCACTCACCTGCATGGAAGCCTAGTCCCAGGGTAGGCCCAGGATAGGCCTATTCTGCCCCACTTACCAGCAGACCCACACCAGAGCTGAGGCCTGGCCCAGGGCCACCCCAGCAGACTTGCATGGGAGACCATTGGATCCCAGGCCTAACCCAACTCCATCTTGAGTGACTGCAGCCATTGCCCTAGCCCTCCCAACACAGTAGCCTCCATTCTATGACAACAGATAGGTCTAGAAGCAGCTACATCTCAGAGTAGGCAGCCCAAAGTCAGTGTAAGGTCCACCCTTTCAGTCCCATATCTGAAAGAGTTTGCATTTATCTTGGGACACCCCCATAGATATTGTGAGTTATCTCccctattgctgccaccacctatAGTTGCTGTAGAATCCATTGCTGGTCACTGGCAGAAACTGGAATCCAAGGTGTTACAGATAATCTGCACCAATactataagattatagggtagaaaatACCATAAATCCACTCTGcaaaaaaaggaagacacatagacaacattaaaaaaaaaaaaaagggaaaaaagtgccCCCAACAAACCAGGAAACCACAATAACAGAACCATggacagcacagttgatgaaatgtcagacaAGCAGTTCAGGATGTATGtaataaaatgatctgtgaattaaagtattacctaaatgagcaaatactaGCAAAAATTGATCATTTCAACAAagatataagagagaaaatataggcaaccattgatcacaccaacaaagagataagggagcaaacaTAGGTAGCAAAACAttactttaagaaagagagagtCTGAAAAAAAACCaatcagaaatccttaaaataaaggagaaacaataaaccaaagaaaaaactcaataaaaagcatccccaacagactagatcacttgaaagACAGAAGGTcatataatgaagacaaagtatataatctggaaagtaaagttgaccacacagtgaagatggtcagaaaccatgaacagaacatccaagaattatacaatagcatcaaaagaccaaatataagggTTATTGGAataaaggaaggcacagagattcaaaccaaaagaatgcacaatctcttcaagaAGATAATTTcccaaaaatgaagaataaattgaaaaatcaaatacaagaggcttacaggacaccaaatatacaaaataacaacagatatacaccaaagcacattataataaaaatgtgtagCATTCAGCATAaggttagaattttaaaagccataagagaaagaaatcagatcacatatagggggagaccaatttggatctcagcagatATTTtaatccagaccctcaaagccaggagatcgtggaacaacatataccaagctcttaaagaaaatggatgccaaccaataatcctgcaaaattaagcttcagatttgatgatgaaagaaaatcttttcatgataaacaaacgttaaaagaatttacagtgatAAAGCCTGCACTAAagagcatcctcagcaaaataatccaggagaaggaaatgaaaaacaacaatgaaaatcatcaaagggaggaactacactaaaggaaaaggccaaaggagaaaccaagttacattgaaaactaaaaataaaccaaattgtCTGGGAACACAAATCTTATTTCAATAATaactgaatgtaaatggcctaaactcatcaattaaaagacatagccTAGAAGATTGGATTAAATAAGAAGACCTAACTATATGTTGTCTTCTAGAGACTCATTTCACAAGAAAAGATATCTactgactgaaggtgaaagggtgaGAAAAAAACATACTCACATCGACCACGTAAACAAGCAGGTGTTTCCATCCTTATCTTTGAGAAAATGGACTTCAAATGAAAGCTGGTGAAAAGAGATAAAGGGgcacattttatactgcttaaaaGATACATACAtgaacaagacataacaatcataaatatctatgctcccaacaatggggcatctatgtatgtcaaacaactacaagaacaaaatagaccacaacacaataatactgggtgactttaatatacttctctcaccactggacagatcttccaaacaaaaactaaacaaagaaactatagaactcaataatataatcaataatttggacttaacagacattaACAGAATTAACAGATTTAACAGATTTAACATTAACAGACATTAACAGACTTAACAGACATTAACAAATTCCATCCATTAACaagaaaatacactttcttctcagaagcacatggatccttctccaaaaaagatcatatg
This window of the Ictidomys tridecemlineatus isolate mIctTri1 chromosome 7, mIctTri1.hap1, whole genome shotgun sequence genome carries:
- the LOC120893022 gene encoding ankyrin repeat domain-containing protein 26 encodes the protein MIQEQVQKLKEDKKELEQEVTKLKSHMERNIEGQLGKYKKELEEHFNNELQTSLKQINLFLQKETEHRDHLFELRETQRNEMELRIKDLESEVSQSRTQNNSTKTELEKFKQLYLEEHLLRKSLSSELNDLCRAIEMLEETNNRLLVIQQNSTGNSRPIGEGPLERNLHSNLGLNRNFMPREMPISYPQSSCKTLKKYLTKFQQKLQNVETQINEATAELQYELFRPAPPSSTNKSSRNLQRRIHRKIHRF